A genomic stretch from Thauera sp. GDN1 includes:
- the tkt gene encoding transketolase: MNMRLTQAPIDTLCANALRFLAIDAVEAARSGHPGMPMGMAEIAVALWTRHLKHDPTNPGWADRDRFVLSNGHGSMLLYALLHLSGYELPLDELERFRQLDSRTPGHPEVGHTPGVETTTGPLGQGLTNAVGMALAEKLLAAEFNRPGHPIVDHRTWVFLGDGCLMEGVSHEAASFAGVQRLSKLICFWDDNRISIDGDVAGWFADDTAARFRAYGWNVIEAVDGHDVEAVDRAIREAQANADNDIGPTLICCRTTIGRGSPGRAGSADVHGAPLGAEEIAATRAALGWPHARFEIPDEIRSAFDARARGAEQRAQWQARFEAYAQGFPEAAEEFRRRMAGELPVGFGILSNAILRGVAKEAATVASRKASQQAIGRLARALPELLGGSADLTHSNLTDWPACGAVRADQPGRHINWGVREFGMAAALNGIALHGGFIPFGATFLVFSDYARNAIRMSALMKQRVAYVMTHDSIGLGEDGPTHQPVEHIPSLRLIPGLDLWRPCDAVETQAAWNAAVMRRDGPTLLALSRQNLPHQQREADQVQAIARGGYVLAEAPPDAGGPALVIIATGSEVALAMAAHDTLAAEGVAVHVVSMPCTSVFDRQDAAYRQRVLPPGVPRLVIEAAQPHGWWRYLAGGRGDVVGIDRFGESAPAAALLERFGFTPQAVVERARALLATTGTGA; the protein is encoded by the coding sequence ATGAACATGCGACTCACCCAGGCGCCGATCGACACCCTGTGCGCCAACGCGCTGCGCTTTCTCGCCATCGACGCCGTCGAGGCGGCCAGGTCCGGCCATCCCGGCATGCCGATGGGTATGGCCGAGATCGCCGTGGCGCTGTGGACGCGGCATCTGAAGCACGACCCGACGAACCCCGGGTGGGCCGACCGCGACCGCTTCGTGCTCTCCAACGGTCACGGCTCCATGCTGCTCTACGCCCTGCTCCACCTCAGCGGCTACGAGCTGCCGCTCGATGAGCTCGAGCGCTTCCGCCAGCTCGACAGCCGCACCCCCGGCCACCCCGAGGTCGGCCACACCCCCGGGGTCGAGACCACCACCGGCCCGCTCGGCCAGGGCCTCACCAACGCCGTGGGCATGGCGCTGGCCGAGAAGCTGCTCGCCGCCGAGTTCAACCGCCCCGGCCACCCCATCGTCGATCACCGCACCTGGGTCTTCCTCGGTGACGGCTGCCTGATGGAAGGCGTCAGCCACGAGGCCGCGAGCTTCGCCGGTGTGCAGCGCCTGTCCAAACTCATCTGCTTCTGGGACGACAACCGCATCTCGATCGACGGCGACGTCGCAGGCTGGTTCGCCGACGACACCGCTGCACGCTTCCGCGCCTATGGCTGGAACGTCATCGAGGCGGTCGACGGCCACGACGTCGAGGCGGTCGACCGCGCGATCCGCGAAGCGCAGGCCAACGCCGACAACGACATCGGCCCCACGCTGATCTGCTGCCGCACCACCATCGGCCGCGGCAGCCCCGGGCGCGCCGGCAGCGCGGACGTGCATGGCGCCCCGCTCGGTGCCGAGGAGATCGCCGCGACGCGCGCGGCGCTCGGCTGGCCGCACGCCCGCTTCGAGATCCCGGACGAGATCCGCAGCGCCTTCGACGCCCGCGCCCGCGGCGCCGAGCAGCGCGCGCAATGGCAGGCCCGCTTCGAGGCCTATGCGCAGGGCTTCCCCGAAGCGGCCGAGGAGTTCCGCCGCCGCATGGCCGGCGAGCTGCCGGTCGGTTTCGGCATCCTGTCGAACGCCATCCTGCGCGGCGTCGCCAAGGAGGCCGCCACCGTCGCCAGCCGCAAGGCCAGCCAGCAGGCCATCGGCCGCCTGGCACGCGCGCTGCCCGAACTGCTCGGCGGCTCGGCCGACCTCACCCACTCCAACCTCACCGACTGGCCCGCCTGCGGCGCGGTGCGCGCCGACCAGCCCGGCCGCCACATCAACTGGGGCGTGCGCGAGTTCGGCATGGCTGCCGCGCTCAACGGCATCGCGCTGCACGGCGGCTTCATCCCCTTCGGCGCCACCTTCCTGGTGTTCTCCGACTACGCCCGCAACGCGATCCGCATGAGCGCGCTGATGAAGCAGCGCGTGGCGTACGTGATGACCCACGACTCGATCGGTCTCGGCGAGGACGGCCCCACCCACCAGCCGGTCGAGCACATCCCCAGCCTGCGCCTGATTCCCGGCCTGGACCTGTGGCGCCCCTGCGATGCGGTCGAGACCCAGGCCGCGTGGAACGCCGCGGTGATGCGCCGCGACGGCCCGACGCTGCTCGCGCTGTCGCGCCAGAACCTGCCGCACCAGCAGCGCGAGGCCGACCAGGTGCAGGCCATCGCCCGCGGCGGCTACGTGCTGGCCGAGGCCCCGCCGGATGCTGGGGGGCCCGCGCTGGTGATCATCGCCACCGGCTCGGAGGTCGCGCTGGCGATGGCCGCGCACGACACGCTCGCAGCCGAGGGCGTCGCCGTGCACGTGGTGTCCATGCCCTGCACCTCGGTCTTCGACCGCCAGGATGCCGCCTACCGCCAGCGCGTACTGCCACCGGGCGTGCCGCGGCTGGTGATCGAGGCGGCCCAGCCGCATGGCTGGTGGCGCTACCTGGCGGGCGGGCGCGGCGACGTGGTCGGCATCGACCGCTTCGGCGAATCCGCCCCGGCGGCGGCGCTGCTCGAGCGCTTCGGGTTCACGCCGCAGGCGGTGGTCGAACGTGCCCGCGCGCTGCTGGCGACGACCGGAACCGGCGCATGA
- the xth gene encoding exodeoxyribonuclease III gives MKIATWNVNSLKVRLPQVLDWLAANKPDALCLQELKLEDRAFPVAELEAAGYHAVFIGQKTYNGVAILSPQPIDEATVVRNIPGFEDEQKRIVAATIASVRVVCGYFPNGQAVGSDKFEYKLRWLAALTDWLRAELQTHERLVLAGDFNIAPEDRDAHPDWKDEIHVSAPERAAFRALQELGLIDAFRLFEQPERAFSWWDYRMMAFRRNFGLRIDHLLVSPALREACRSCSVDKEPRRLERPSDHAPVVLELALGA, from the coding sequence ATGAAGATCGCCACCTGGAACGTCAACTCGCTCAAGGTCCGCCTGCCCCAGGTCCTCGACTGGCTCGCCGCCAACAAGCCCGACGCGCTGTGCCTGCAGGAGCTCAAGCTCGAGGACAGGGCCTTCCCGGTCGCCGAACTCGAGGCCGCCGGCTACCACGCCGTCTTCATCGGCCAGAAGACCTACAACGGCGTCGCCATCCTGAGCCCGCAGCCGATCGACGAGGCGACGGTGGTGCGCAACATCCCCGGCTTCGAGGACGAGCAGAAGCGCATCGTCGCCGCCACGATCGCTAGCGTGCGCGTGGTGTGCGGCTACTTCCCCAACGGCCAGGCGGTGGGCTCGGACAAGTTCGAGTACAAGCTGCGCTGGCTCGCGGCGCTGACCGACTGGCTGCGCGCGGAACTGCAGACGCACGAGCGCCTGGTGCTGGCGGGCGACTTCAACATCGCCCCCGAGGACCGCGACGCCCACCCGGACTGGAAGGACGAGATCCACGTCTCCGCACCCGAGCGCGCCGCCTTCCGCGCGCTGCAGGAGCTCGGCCTGATCGACGCCTTCCGCCTGTTCGAACAGCCCGAGCGCGCGTTCTCGTGGTGGGACTACCGGATGATGGCCTTCCGGCGCAATTTCGGCCTGCGCATCGACCACCTGCTGGTGTCGCCCGCGCTGCGCGAGGCCTGCCGCAGCTGCAGCGTGGACAAGGAACCGCGCCGGCTGGAGCGGC
- the fba gene encoding class II fructose-bisphosphate aldolase (catalyzes the reversible aldol condensation of dihydroxyacetonephosphate and glyceraldehyde 3-phosphate in the Calvin cycle, glycolysis, and/or gluconeogenesis), with the protein MAMIALRQLLDHAAEHGYGVPAFNINNMEQIQAIMLAAEATASPVILQASAGARGYAGEAFLKKMVEAAVEQWPDLPVCLHQDHGASPAVCQQSIRSGFTSVMMDGSLREDMKTPASYAYNVEVTRRVVEMAHAVGVSVEGELGCLGSLETGQAGEEDGVGAEGTLDHSQMLTDPAEAADFVAATGVDALAVAIGTSHGAYKFTRPPTGDILAIDRIAAIHARIPDTHLVMHGSSSVPQEWLAIIREHGGEIGETYGVPVEAIVQGIRSGVRKINIDTDLRLAMSGAMRRLMATDRKEFDPRKFFKAARDAARDICRERFEAFGCAGHASRIKPLPLEALARRYAGTAR; encoded by the coding sequence ATGGCCATGATCGCCCTGCGCCAGCTGCTCGACCACGCCGCCGAACACGGCTACGGCGTACCCGCCTTCAACATCAACAACATGGAGCAGATCCAGGCCATCATGCTCGCCGCCGAGGCCACCGCCAGCCCGGTCATCCTGCAGGCCTCGGCCGGCGCGCGCGGCTACGCGGGCGAGGCCTTCCTGAAGAAGATGGTCGAGGCCGCGGTCGAGCAGTGGCCCGACCTCCCCGTCTGCCTGCACCAGGACCACGGCGCCAGCCCGGCGGTATGCCAGCAGTCGATCCGCAGCGGCTTCACCAGCGTGATGATGGACGGCTCGCTGCGCGAGGACATGAAGACCCCGGCGAGCTACGCCTACAACGTCGAGGTCACCCGCCGCGTGGTCGAGATGGCGCACGCGGTGGGGGTGTCGGTGGAGGGCGAGCTCGGCTGCCTCGGTTCGCTCGAGACCGGCCAGGCCGGCGAGGAGGACGGCGTCGGCGCGGAAGGCACGCTCGACCACAGCCAGATGCTGACCGACCCCGCCGAAGCCGCCGACTTCGTCGCCGCCACCGGGGTCGATGCGCTCGCGGTGGCGATCGGCACCAGCCACGGCGCCTACAAGTTCACCCGCCCGCCCACCGGCGACATCCTCGCCATCGACCGCATCGCCGCCATCCATGCCCGCATCCCGGACACGCATCTGGTGATGCATGGATCTTCCAGCGTGCCGCAGGAGTGGCTCGCCATCATCCGCGAACACGGCGGCGAGATCGGCGAGACCTACGGCGTGCCGGTCGAGGCCATCGTGCAGGGCATCAGGAGCGGCGTGCGCAAGATCAACATCGACACCGACCTGCGTCTGGCGATGAGCGGTGCGATGCGCCGGCTGATGGCCACCGACCGCAAGGAGTTCGACCCGCGCAAGTTCTTCAAGGCCGCGCGCGACGCGGCACGCGACATCTGTCGCGAGCGCTTCGAGGCCTTCGGCTGCGCCGGCCACGCAAGCCGGATCAAGCCCTTGCCGCTGGAGGCGCTGGCACGGCGCTACGCCGGCACCGCGCGCTGA
- a CDS encoding DUF3422 domain-containing protein has product MSLFEQHPLRQTLNDEVHARPPVPLETPEYVTYLAFLHHEGSAGREAAHLASLAEQFGLPAPATDSGHLFLDIGAFRLKWERHNEFSSYTFFRRIEAGDAGEEHALLSVPAAWRKDIPGQLIAATHIELRSTDDVSPDKVLDQASPRGQTLVAARVAECAGWVFTDFHLHDGFSRFLLLDDGLTPRQAGRMVQRLVEIETYRVMALLAFPVAKEVGRLLSRAEDELADLMDGLGQARSTEDDRIMLGRLTRLAAEVERSVARTTFRFGAAAAYYRLVQQRVEDLRETRLGGFPTIREFMERRLAPAIATCATIARRQEDLSGRIARNSQLLRTRVDIELERQNQELLAQMNRRARIQLHLQETVEGLSVVAITYYASQLVNYVAKGAKDFIAPATPEVITALSIPVIAGLVFMGLRRMRKLLSEEEGSAHP; this is encoded by the coding sequence ATGTCCCTGTTCGAACAGCATCCCCTGCGCCAGACGCTCAACGACGAGGTGCATGCGCGCCCGCCCGTCCCGCTCGAGACGCCCGAGTACGTCACCTACCTCGCCTTCCTGCATCACGAAGGCAGTGCCGGGCGCGAAGCCGCGCACCTCGCCTCGCTCGCCGAACAGTTCGGCCTGCCCGCGCCGGCGACCGACAGCGGCCACCTGTTCCTCGACATCGGTGCCTTTCGCCTGAAGTGGGAGCGCCACAACGAGTTCTCCAGCTACACCTTCTTCCGCCGCATCGAGGCCGGCGACGCCGGCGAGGAACATGCCCTGCTCTCCGTCCCCGCAGCGTGGCGCAAGGACATCCCCGGCCAGCTCATCGCCGCCACCCACATCGAGCTGCGCAGCACCGACGACGTGTCGCCCGACAAGGTGCTCGACCAGGCCTCGCCACGGGGCCAGACCCTGGTCGCCGCGCGCGTGGCCGAATGCGCCGGCTGGGTGTTCACCGACTTCCACCTCCACGACGGCTTCTCGCGCTTCCTGCTGCTCGACGACGGCCTCACCCCGCGCCAGGCCGGGCGCATGGTGCAGCGCCTGGTCGAGATCGAGACCTACCGCGTGATGGCGCTCCTCGCCTTCCCGGTCGCCAAGGAGGTCGGGCGCCTGCTGTCGCGCGCCGAGGACGAGCTCGCCGACCTCATGGACGGCCTCGGCCAGGCGCGCAGCACCGAGGACGACCGCATCATGCTCGGCCGCCTCACCCGGCTCGCCGCCGAGGTCGAACGCTCGGTGGCGCGGACCACCTTCCGCTTCGGTGCGGCCGCGGCCTATTACCGCCTGGTGCAGCAGCGCGTCGAGGATCTGCGCGAGACCCGCCTCGGCGGCTTCCCCACCATCCGCGAGTTCATGGAGCGCCGCCTCGCCCCCGCCATAGCCACCTGCGCCACCATCGCCCGCCGCCAGGAAGACCTCTCCGGCCGCATCGCGCGCAACTCGCAACTGCTGCGCACCCGGGTCGACATCGAGCTCGAGCGCCAGAACCAGGAACTGCTGGCGCAGATGAACCGCCGCGCCAGGATCCAGCTCCACCTGCAGGAGACGGTGGAAGGCCTGTCGGTGGTGGCGATCACCTACTACGCCTCGCAACTGGTGAATTACGTCGCCAAGGGCGCCAAGGACTTCATCGCCCCGGCCACGCCGGAGGTGATCACCGCGCTGTCGATCCCGGTGATCGCCGGGCTGGTGTTCATGGGGCTGCGGCGCATGCGCAAGCTGTTGAGCGAGGAAGAAGGCAGTGCGCATCCCTGA
- a CDS encoding M3 family metallopeptidase, translating into MHESTPSSNTNPLLDFSGMPRFADIKPEHVEPAIRGLIDENRALIERLTADPATPTWDAFVSPMDEAGERLGRAWGVVGHLHSVFDVPEWREAYNAMLPDISRFYAEVGQNLALFQKYKALHDSAEFATLSPVRQRILEHALRDFRLSGAELPDAQKPRFQEIQEEQSQLAAKFSENLLDATNAHAEWITDEAGLSGIPDDAREAARAAAEAEGKPGWKFTLQMPSYLPVLQYADDRALRARMYRAYATRASELGNAELDNGPLIGRILALRDEEARMLGYRNFAEVSLVPKMADSPAQVLSFLHDLAAKAKPFAERDLEELKAFAKTELGLDTLEPWDVAYASEKLRQARYAYSDQEVKQYFPEPKVLDGLFGVIRALYRVDILPDEAPTWDPDVRFFRIEKEGANGPELVGHFYLDLHARSTKRGGAWMDSARSRHRNTWGSDTPVAYLVCNFPGPVGEGTKRRPATFTHDDVLTLFHECGHGLHHLLTQVDELAVSGIHGVEWDAVELPSQFMENFCWEWDVLQGMTAHIDSGEPLPRALYDKMIAAKNFQSGMQTVRQLEFSMFDLRLHSEVDASSGPVPIERVMALLDEVRREVAVMIPPAWHRFPHSFSHIFAGGYAAGYYSYKWAEVLSADAFEAFEEAGAGRGSLLDPETGERFWREILAVGGSRPALDSFKAFRGREPKVDALLRHSGMVAQA; encoded by the coding sequence ATGCACGAGAGCACGCCCTCCTCCAACACCAATCCCCTGCTCGACTTCTCGGGCATGCCGCGTTTCGCCGACATCAAGCCGGAACATGTGGAGCCCGCCATCCGCGGCCTGATCGACGAGAACCGCGCCCTGATCGAACGCCTGACCGCCGACCCCGCCACGCCGACCTGGGACGCCTTCGTCAGCCCGATGGACGAGGCCGGCGAGCGTCTCGGCCGCGCCTGGGGCGTGGTCGGCCACCTGCACAGCGTGTTCGACGTGCCCGAGTGGCGCGAGGCCTACAACGCCATGCTGCCCGACATCTCGCGCTTCTACGCCGAGGTCGGGCAGAACCTGGCGCTGTTCCAGAAGTACAAGGCGCTGCACGACAGCGCCGAGTTCGCCACCCTGTCGCCGGTGCGCCAGCGCATCCTCGAACACGCGCTGCGCGACTTCCGCCTCTCCGGCGCCGAGCTGCCCGACGCGCAGAAGCCGCGCTTCCAGGAGATCCAGGAAGAGCAGTCCCAGCTCGCCGCCAAGTTCTCCGAGAACCTGCTCGACGCCACCAACGCCCACGCCGAGTGGATCACCGACGAGGCCGGCCTTTCCGGAATCCCGGACGACGCCCGCGAGGCGGCCCGCGCCGCCGCCGAGGCCGAGGGCAAGCCGGGCTGGAAGTTCACCCTGCAGATGCCCTCCTACCTGCCCGTGCTGCAGTACGCCGACGACCGCGCGCTGCGCGCGCGCATGTACCGCGCCTACGCCACCCGCGCCTCGGAGCTCGGCAACGCGGAACTGGACAATGGCCCGCTCATCGGTCGCATCCTGGCGCTGCGCGACGAGGAAGCGCGGATGCTCGGCTACAGGAACTTTGCCGAGGTCTCGCTGGTGCCCAAGATGGCCGACTCGCCGGCACAAGTGCTCAGCTTCCTGCACGACCTCGCTGCCAAGGCCAAGCCGTTTGCCGAGAGAGACCTGGAGGAGCTGAAGGCCTTCGCCAAGACCGAGTTGGGCCTCGACACGCTCGAGCCCTGGGACGTCGCCTACGCCTCGGAAAAACTCCGCCAGGCGCGCTACGCCTACTCCGACCAGGAGGTGAAGCAGTACTTCCCCGAGCCCAAGGTGCTCGACGGTCTGTTCGGCGTGATCCGAGCGCTGTACCGCGTCGACATCCTGCCGGACGAGGCGCCAACCTGGGATCCCGACGTGCGCTTCTTCCGCATCGAGAAGGAGGGTGCGAACGGACCGGAGCTCGTCGGTCACTTCTACCTCGACCTGCACGCGCGCAGTACCAAGCGCGGCGGCGCGTGGATGGATTCGGCACGCAGCCGCCACCGCAACACCTGGGGCAGCGACACGCCGGTGGCCTACCTGGTGTGCAACTTCCCCGGCCCGGTGGGCGAAGGGACGAAAAGACGGCCCGCCACCTTCACCCACGACGACGTGCTGACGCTGTTCCACGAGTGCGGCCACGGCCTGCACCACCTGCTCACCCAGGTGGACGAGCTCGCGGTGTCCGGCATCCACGGCGTGGAGTGGGACGCGGTCGAGCTGCCCAGCCAGTTCATGGAGAACTTCTGCTGGGAGTGGGACGTGCTGCAGGGCATGACCGCGCACATCGACAGCGGGGAGCCGCTGCCGCGCGCGCTCTACGACAAGATGATCGCCGCCAAGAACTTCCAGAGCGGCATGCAGACCGTGCGCCAACTCGAGTTCTCGATGTTCGACCTGCGCCTGCACAGCGAAGTGGATGCCTCCTCAGGTCCCGTGCCGATCGAGCGCGTGATGGCCCTGCTCGACGAGGTCCGGCGCGAAGTCGCGGTGATGATCCCGCCCGCCTGGCATCGTTTCCCGCACAGCTTCTCGCACATCTTCGCCGGCGGCTATGCGGCGGGCTATTACAGCTACAAGTGGGCCGAGGTGTTGTCGGCCGACGCTTTCGAGGCCTTCGAGGAAGCCGGCGCCGGTCGCGGCAGCCTGCTCGACCCCGAGACCGGCGAGCGCTTCTGGCGCGAGATCCTGGCGGTGGGCGGCAGCCGCCCGGCGCTCGATTCCTTCAAGGCCTTCCGCGGCCGCGAGCCCAAGGTCGACGCGCTGCTTCGCCATAGCGGCATGGTGGCGCAAGCATGA
- a CDS encoding phosphoribosylaminoimidazolesuccinocarboxamide synthase: protein MATPIFETSIKSLPLLGRGKVRDIYAVDDEKLLIVTSDRLSAFDVILPDPIPDKGRVLVALANFWFDKLAHILPNQLTGIDPESVVAADEREQVRGRALVVKRLKPLPIEAVVRGYVIGSGWKDYQATGAICGIALPAGLQQAAKLPAPIFTPSSKAEMGEHDENISFAQAQARCDAMLADALAGTGKSGAELAEEARAAAIALYSEAADYAASRGIIIADTKFEFGIDAAGTLHLIDEALTPDSSRFWPADSYREGISPPSFDKQFVRDYLETLDWNKTAPGPKLPADVIEHTAGKYREAYERLTGHKLD from the coding sequence GTGGCGACGCCCATTTTCGAGACTTCCATCAAGAGCCTGCCGCTGCTCGGCCGCGGCAAGGTGCGCGACATCTATGCCGTCGACGACGAGAAGCTGCTGATCGTGACCAGCGATCGCCTGTCGGCCTTCGACGTGATCCTGCCCGACCCGATCCCCGACAAGGGCCGCGTGCTGGTGGCGCTGGCGAACTTCTGGTTCGACAAGCTCGCCCACATCCTGCCCAACCAGCTCACCGGCATCGACCCCGAGAGCGTGGTGGCAGCCGACGAGCGCGAGCAGGTGCGCGGCCGCGCGCTGGTGGTCAAGCGCCTGAAGCCGCTGCCGATCGAGGCGGTGGTGCGCGGCTACGTGATCGGTTCGGGCTGGAAGGACTATCAGGCCACCGGCGCGATCTGCGGCATCGCCCTGCCCGCCGGCCTGCAGCAGGCGGCCAAGCTGCCGGCGCCGATCTTCACGCCCTCGTCCAAGGCCGAGATGGGCGAGCACGACGAGAACATCTCGTTCGCGCAGGCGCAGGCGCGCTGCGACGCGATGCTCGCGGACGCCCTCGCCGGCACCGGCAAGAGCGGCGCCGAGCTCGCCGAAGAGGCGCGCGCCGCGGCGATCGCGCTGTATTCGGAAGCGGCCGACTACGCCGCCAGCCGCGGCATCATCATCGCCGACACCAAGTTCGAGTTCGGCATCGACGCCGCGGGCACGCTGCACCTGATCGACGAGGCGCTGACCCCCGACTCCTCACGCTTCTGGCCGGCCGACAGCTACCGCGAGGGCATCAGCCCGCCGTCCTTCGACAAGCAGTTCGTGCGCGACTACCTGGAGACGCTCGACTGGAACAAGACCGCCCCCGGCCCGAAGCTGCCGGCCGACGTCATCGAGCACACCGCGGGCAAGTACCGCGAGGCCTACGAGCGCCTGACCGGCCACAAGCTGGACTGA
- the def gene encoding peptide deformylase produces MTVRSVLRMGDPRLLQPAAPVTAFGTRELAALIADMLDTMAAEGGVGLAAPQIGVGLRVVIFGFEHSQRYPDAPPVPMTVLANPVITPLGDETEDGWEGCLSVPGLRGVVPRHTRIRYRGFTPDGEPIDRIAEGFHARVVQHECDHLDGTLYPMRVRDFARFGFTDVLFPELGS; encoded by the coding sequence ATGACCGTCCGTTCCGTCCTGCGCATGGGCGATCCTCGCCTGCTGCAGCCCGCCGCCCCGGTCACCGCGTTCGGCACGCGCGAACTCGCCGCGCTGATCGCAGACATGCTCGACACCATGGCGGCCGAGGGCGGCGTCGGCCTCGCCGCCCCGCAGATCGGCGTCGGCTTGCGCGTCGTGATCTTCGGCTTCGAGCACAGCCAGCGCTATCCGGACGCGCCGCCGGTGCCGATGACCGTCCTCGCCAACCCGGTGATCACGCCGCTCGGCGACGAGACCGAGGACGGCTGGGAGGGCTGTCTCTCCGTGCCCGGCCTGCGCGGCGTCGTGCCCCGCCACACCCGCATCCGCTACCGGGGCTTCACCCCCGATGGCGAACCGATCGACCGCATCGCCGAGGGCTTCCACGCCCGCGTGGTGCAGCACGAATGCGACCACCTGGACGGCACGCTGTATCCGATGCGGGTGCGGGATTTCGCTCGGTTCGGATTCACCGACGTGCTGTTCCCCGAGCTCGGCAGCTAG
- a CDS encoding phosphoglycerate kinase yields the protein MDFLRLSDIPAAELAGKRIFIRADFNVPFKADGTLADDTRIRATLPAICHCLEAGAAVMITSHLGRPTEGALGTADSLAPVAASLSALLGRPVRLIEAWTNGDFGVIPGEVVMLENCRGNVGEKADDPQLAARIARFVDVYVNDAFGTAHRKECTLHALALAAPVACAGPLMSAELEALGRALARPTRPLAAIVAGSKVSTKLTILESLADKVDLMVLGGGIANTFLAARGCEVGASLHEPELVEAARRVERRLAERGGVVWLPEDVVIADRFAADADARVCDAERVPPGWMILDIGPDSRDSLAGVLARAGTIVWNGPVGVFEMDAFAAGTRRLAEAVAASPAYSIAGGGDTLAAIARFGVGERIDYVSTGGGAFLEFLEGRELPAVAALRARARPGSRRVEPVPQFEHEPELT from the coding sequence ATGGACTTCCTGCGCCTTTCCGACATCCCGGCCGCCGAGCTCGCCGGCAAGCGGATCTTCATCCGCGCCGACTTCAACGTGCCCTTCAAGGCCGACGGCACGCTGGCCGACGACACCCGCATCCGCGCCACGCTGCCGGCGATCTGCCACTGCCTGGAGGCGGGGGCTGCGGTGATGATCACCTCCCACCTCGGGCGCCCGACCGAGGGCGCGCTGGGCACGGCCGACTCGCTGGCGCCGGTCGCCGCGAGCCTGTCCGCACTGCTGGGCAGGCCGGTACGCCTGATCGAGGCGTGGACGAACGGCGACTTCGGCGTCATCCCCGGCGAAGTCGTGATGCTGGAGAACTGTCGCGGCAATGTCGGCGAGAAGGCCGACGATCCGCAACTCGCCGCGCGCATCGCGCGCTTCGTCGACGTCTACGTGAACGACGCCTTCGGCACCGCGCACCGCAAGGAATGCACGCTGCACGCGCTGGCGCTGGCGGCGCCGGTGGCCTGCGCCGGCCCGCTGATGAGTGCCGAGCTGGAGGCGCTGGGCCGCGCGCTGGCCCGCCCGACACGCCCGCTCGCCGCGATCGTCGCCGGCTCCAAGGTGTCGACCAAGCTCACCATCCTCGAGAGCCTGGCGGACAAGGTGGACCTGATGGTGCTCGGCGGCGGCATCGCCAACACCTTCCTCGCCGCGCGCGGCTGCGAGGTCGGCGCCTCGCTGCACGAGCCCGAGCTGGTCGAGGCGGCACGGCGGGTGGAACGCCGGCTGGCCGAGCGCGGCGGCGTGGTGTGGCTGCCGGAGGACGTGGTGATCGCCGACCGCTTTGCGGCGGACGCCGACGCCCGCGTCTGCGACGCCGAACGCGTCCCGCCCGGCTGGATGATCCTCGACATCGGCCCCGACAGCCGCGACTCCCTCGCTGGCGTGCTCGCGCGCGCCGGAACCATCGTCTGGAACGGCCCGGTGGGCGTGTTCGAGATGGACGCCTTCGCCGCCGGCACCCGCCGCCTCGCCGAGGCCGTCGCCGCCAGCCCCGCCTACAGCATCGCCGGCGGCGGCGACACGCTGGCGGCAATCGCGCGCTTCGGTGTCGGCGAGCGCATCGACTACGTCTCCACCGGCGGCGGCGCCTTCCTCGAGTTCCTCGAAGGCCGCGAGCTGCCCGCCGTCGCCGCCCTGCGCGCCCGCGCCCGCCCCGGGAGCCGCCGCGTCGAGCCGGTGCCGCAGTTCGAGCACGAGCCCGAACTGACCTGA
- a CDS encoding DUF2189 domain-containing protein has translation MDKPYDSLDHHFNLPHIRSVGTERPMQWLRMGWDDMRENLGASLSYGVILAAIGYAILSYAADKPYLFMAAISGFMLIGPLAAAGLYEISRRHEKGERVSFMGSLRGLARNADSLAFFGAFLAIALVGWERISAIMFALFYRGEIGNVTNFVSGILGSGENLYFLAAYVIVGAVLAIVVFALSAISIPLLMDRDTDGVTAAMTSLRAVQTNFDTMMLWAVMIVLLVGIGFASMMVGMVILLPLVGHATWHAYRDLVR, from the coding sequence ATGGACAAGCCCTACGACTCGCTGGACCACCATTTCAACCTGCCCCACATCCGTTCGGTCGGGACGGAGCGGCCGATGCAGTGGCTGCGCATGGGCTGGGACGACATGCGCGAGAACCTCGGCGCCAGCCTTTCCTACGGCGTGATCCTGGCAGCGATCGGCTACGCGATCCTGTCCTACGCCGCAGACAAGCCCTACCTGTTCATGGCGGCGATCTCCGGCTTCATGCTGATCGGCCCGCTTGCAGCTGCAGGCCTGTACGAGATCTCGCGCCGGCACGAGAAGGGTGAGCGCGTGTCCTTCATGGGCTCCCTGCGCGGGCTCGCCCGCAATGCCGACAGCCTCGCCTTCTTCGGCGCCTTCCTCGCCATCGCGCTGGTCGGCTGGGAGCGCATCTCGGCGATCATGTTCGCCCTCTTCTACCGCGGCGAAATCGGCAACGTGACGAACTTCGTCAGCGGCATCCTGGGCTCGGGCGAGAACCTCTACTTCCTGGCCGCGTACGTCATCGTCGGCGCCGTGCTGGCGATCGTCGTGTTCGCGCTGTCGGCGATCTCGATCCCGCTGCTGATGGATCGCGACACCGACGGCGTCACCGCCGCGATGACCAGCCTGCGCGCGGTACAGACGAACTTCGACACGATGATGCTGTGGGCGGTGATGATCGTCCTCCTGGTCGGCATCGGCTTCGCCAGCATGATGGTCGGCATGGTGATCCTGCTGCCGCTGGTGGGGCACGCCACCTGGCATGCCTATCGCGATCTGGTCCGCTGA